The Verrucomicrobiia bacterium genomic interval GCGAGGCCAATCGCGGGCGCGAATGACGATCCACGCCTTCTGGCGCGCGCTCGTCCTCATTTTGCTGGGTGTTTTCCTCCGCTCCATCGACAGATCTCAAACGTACTGGACCTTTGAAGATACCCTGACGCAGATCGGCATGGGTTATGGGATTCTGTTCCTGCTCGGGTTCCGCCCGGCGCGGGACGAGTGGATTGCTCTGGGGGTCCTCCTGGTTGGATATTGGGCCGCCTTCGCGCTCTACCCGCTGCCCTGGCCTGATTTCGATTATACGAAGGTCGGTGTTCCAAAGGACTGGCCGCACCTGATGACTGGTTTCGCCGCGCATTGGAACAAGAACAGCGACTTTGCGTGGGCGTTTGATACGTGGTTTTTGAATCTCTTTCCGCGTGAGCACCCGTTTTTGTATAATGACGGTGGGTATGCCACGTTGAGTTTCATTCCCACACTGGGCACGATGGTTCTGGGCTTAATTGCGGGCGGGGTGCTGCGCAGCCAACGCGAGCCGCTGGCCAAAGTGAGATGGCTGGCCACAGCCGGAGTCATCGGATTGGTCTTGGGCGCGGCGCTGGGCTGGCTGGGCATTTGCCCGGTAGTCAAACGTATCTGGACGCCAAGCTGGACGCTATTCAGCGGCGGTTGGTGTTTCCTGCTGCTGGCCGGATTTTATGTGGTCATGGATGTTTGGGGGCGCAAGCGGTGGGCGTTTGCCCTGGTGGTTATCGGAATGAACTCGATTGCGGCCTATTGCATCGCCCATTTGTTCGAGGGATTTGTATCGAGCAGTCTCAACACGCACCTGGGTTCGCATATTTTCCTGGCCTTCGGGTCGGCGTATGCGCCCCCCTTGCATGGGGCGGCGGTGCTGCTTGTATTCTGGCTGATGCTTTACTGGATGTACCGCCGGAAGATATTTTTGAGGATTTAGAAAATTCCGAACCGGAGAGAGAACCGTCTCCGGCCTGAGACGGCGAGCCACGCGGCGAGCACGATTAACAAAACGTTCTCGGCGAGCTTATGGCATATCCAGACCGCGCCGGCGCCGCAGCCGCAATCAAACCGGATGGCGCAAAGGGGCAATTTCTGGGCGGCAGCCAGGGCCAAGGCATGCCGGAGCACCACGGCTGTGAAAGGCGCCAGCATCATCACGAGCACCAAACTTGCCCCCCGGACTGCCACGCCGGCCAGCAACAGCAGGCCGCAAAAAACCTCGAACCAGGGGAGGGTTGCAGCGATTGAATTCAATAGGAACGGACTGGCAACCAGCTCATACTGCCGCACGAGTTTGAGGAACTCGACCGGGTGCAGCGCCTTGTTCAAGCCCAGGTAAACAAAGAGGACGCCCAGGCTCCACCGGGCCAGCACGGCGGCCACATCCCAAAGGCCATTCTTCCAGGCGCAACCTGTCGGCTCGTGCGGCGTCTGGCCAGGGGCCGCCGGACCATTTGCAAGTTTCGATGTGGAACAATCACCCTCGACCATTTTAATGGGCTTTCTGAATGTCGCCGCTATTGCGCGCCCCAACTTCAATCGGCAGGCCATTGGAAGACCATTCCGTAATCCCGCCGCCATAGACGAAGAGCTTTTCCTTTGGCACGTCGGCTGCCGCCAGGAAACTGGCCGCCTCCTTGCTGTCTTCGCACTCGCCGCCATTGCAATAGACCAGAATCTGTTGCGCCAATTGGCAGGCAGGCAGCACATCTGAAAGATATTTATCCGGGTAATAC includes:
- a CDS encoding DUF5009 domain-containing protein encodes the protein MSALTVEGAKTVPPAAGASLPGRLGSMDAYRGLVMLLMMGEVLSFSHVARARPDSLFWRFLAHHQSHVEWTGCSLHDLIQPSFSFLVGVALPFSLASRIARGQSRARMTIHAFWRALVLILLGVFLRSIDRSQTYWTFEDTLTQIGMGYGILFLLGFRPARDEWIALGVLLVGYWAAFALYPLPWPDFDYTKVGVPKDWPHLMTGFAAHWNKNSDFAWAFDTWFLNLFPREHPFLYNDGGYATLSFIPTLGTMVLGLIAGGVLRSQREPLAKVRWLATAGVIGLVLGAALGWLGICPVVKRIWTPSWTLFSGGWCFLLLAGFYVVMDVWGRKRWAFALVVIGMNSIAAYCIAHLFEGFVSSSLNTHLGSHIFLAFGSAYAPPLHGAAVLLVFWLMLYWMYRRKIFLRI
- a CDS encoding MauE/DoxX family redox-associated membrane protein, translated to MVEGDCSTSKLANGPAAPGQTPHEPTGCAWKNGLWDVAAVLARWSLGVLFVYLGLNKALHPVEFLKLVRQYELVASPFLLNSIAATLPWFEVFCGLLLLAGVAVRGASLVLVMMLAPFTAVVLRHALALAAAQKLPLCAIRFDCGCGAGAVWICHKLAENVLLIVLAAWLAVSGRRRFSLRFGIF